The Mesobacillus jeotgali genome window below encodes:
- a CDS encoding M20 family metallopeptidase yields the protein MINDRVKEAIKSYSDELTEIRRILHSEPELSWEEFKTTDFVCSYLDKLGISYRRTEPTGVIAEIMGGKPGKTVALRGDMDALSVEELNKELTYASKEDGKMHACGHDAHTAMLMIAAKALNEIKEDLPGNVRLLFQPAEEVAQGARALVEQGAMEGVDNVFGIHIWSQMPTHKVSCTPGPSFASADLFKVTFKGKGGHGAMPQACIDAAVVASSFVMNVQSVVSRTIDPQQGAVLTVGKMVVGTRFNVIAENAVIEGTVRCFDPAVRDHIETQLTHYAENVAAVYGATAKVEYTRGTQAVINDEESALLVQRVAAEAFGEDVIYHEKPTMGGEDFSFYLDEAPGSFALVGSGNPEKDSEWAHHHGKFNIDEDALTTGAELYAQFAWAYLNRS from the coding sequence ATGATAAACGATCGAGTAAAAGAGGCCATTAAAAGCTACAGTGACGAATTAACAGAAATTAGGAGAATTCTTCACAGCGAGCCGGAGCTTTCATGGGAAGAGTTCAAGACGACAGATTTTGTTTGCTCTTATCTGGATAAGCTGGGCATTTCGTACCGGCGAACCGAGCCAACTGGAGTCATTGCTGAAATTATGGGAGGCAAGCCAGGCAAAACGGTCGCCTTGAGAGGGGATATGGATGCTCTTTCGGTTGAAGAACTAAACAAGGAGTTGACATACGCATCGAAGGAAGACGGGAAAATGCATGCATGTGGACATGATGCGCACACCGCCATGCTGATGATCGCGGCTAAAGCACTAAATGAGATCAAGGAAGATTTGCCAGGAAATGTCCGTTTATTATTCCAGCCAGCGGAAGAAGTTGCACAGGGAGCAAGGGCTCTTGTTGAGCAAGGTGCTATGGAAGGAGTGGACAATGTCTTCGGTATCCATATCTGGTCGCAAATGCCGACGCATAAGGTCAGCTGCACACCGGGTCCATCCTTCGCCTCAGCTGATTTGTTCAAAGTGACATTTAAGGGGAAAGGCGGCCATGGAGCGATGCCGCAGGCTTGCATCGATGCAGCGGTTGTTGCTTCATCCTTCGTCATGAATGTCCAATCCGTGGTCTCAAGAACGATCGATCCCCAGCAGGGCGCAGTTCTAACGGTCGGTAAAATGGTTGTCGGCACACGCTTCAATGTCATTGCAGAAAATGCAGTAATAGAAGGGACAGTCCGTTGCTTTGACCCTGCCGTTCGTGACCATATCGAGACACAGCTGACCCACTATGCTGAAAATGTCGCAGCAGTTTACGGTGCTACGGCTAAGGTAGAATATACACGCGGCACACAGGCGGTTATCAATGACGAAGAAAGTGCGCTGCTTGTCCAGCGGGTAGCTGCTGAGGCATTCGGCGAGGATGTCATTTATCATGAAAAACCTACCATGGGCGGCGAGGATTTCAGTTTCTATCTTGACGAGGCACCGGGAAGTTTTGCATTAGTTGGAAGCGGCAATCCTGAAAAAGATAGCGAGTGGGCCCACCATCATGGCAAATTCAATATTGATGAAGATGCGTTAACAACAGGTGCGGAACTATACGCCCAATTTGCCTGGGCTTACCTGAACAGAAGCTGA
- a CDS encoding VOC family protein, with the protein MKSPLYNKINNVFIHVSNLKKSAEWYYNLLGIPFDAGKIESPVHNIPVTSETGLTLDDHTFDPGFNLKPSEHVLFNFLVDDVDEAYRFVKSNGITVTKEIERIGDFAYFNFRDPDGNVLMICNC; encoded by the coding sequence TTGAAATCACCACTATATAATAAAATTAACAATGTTTTTATCCACGTGAGCAACTTGAAGAAATCTGCAGAATGGTATTACAACCTTCTGGGAATCCCGTTCGATGCCGGAAAAATAGAATCACCCGTTCATAATATCCCTGTCACATCTGAAACCGGGTTAACTCTGGATGATCACACCTTCGACCCGGGGTTTAATCTGAAGCCTTCCGAGCATGTATTGTTCAACTTCCTTGTAGATGATGTTGATGAAGCTTATCGCTTTGTAAAGTCAAATGGAATTACCGTTACTAAAGAAATTGAACGTATTGGCGATTTTGCATACTTCAATTTCAGAGATCCTGATGGCAATGTATTGATGATTTGCAACTGCTGA
- a CDS encoding Zn-dependent hydrolase, with amino-acid sequence MRLLELKVRIQHHIDQISEYTATPGKGTTRLTYSQEDLKTRNYIKGKMREYGLQVSEDGFGNIFGKLEGTLKDAPSVMIGSHFDSVPHGGSYDGPAGVVAALEVAALFAKNNLTPKYPLEIVALVEEEGARFGGGLMGSRGMVGLLGEKEFKSLRDQNGVSTIEAMNGIGLDPSLPKKRDPKTMKAFLELHIEQGPILEEKEIPIGVVEAIVGLTQLEVTVKGQAGHAGTTPMDRRADALVAAASIIAQLPSLAEEEGHGTVITTGRLNVYPNGANVIPDQVVFSVDIRSGKEEHVLNVIEKTKSLVQSLSGSGIETTIEQLLYIQPKELNPGIRSLLKEKSEELGISYCSIHSGAGHDAMVLSDFTDVGMLFIPSKNGLSHCPEEWSDSEDIARAAEIFYETAKSLTEAE; translated from the coding sequence ATGAGATTGCTAGAGTTAAAGGTACGCATTCAGCATCATATTGATCAAATCAGTGAATACACTGCTACTCCAGGAAAAGGGACGACAAGGTTGACCTACAGCCAGGAGGATTTAAAGACTCGCAATTATATAAAAGGAAAAATGAGAGAGTATGGCCTGCAGGTTAGTGAAGACGGCTTTGGCAATATTTTTGGCAAACTGGAGGGCACTTTAAAGGACGCACCTAGCGTGATGATCGGGTCGCATTTTGACTCGGTCCCTCACGGAGGTTCCTATGATGGCCCCGCAGGAGTCGTTGCGGCACTTGAGGTGGCAGCACTATTTGCAAAAAATAACTTAACTCCAAAGTATCCTCTTGAAATCGTTGCCCTGGTGGAAGAAGAAGGTGCAAGATTTGGCGGAGGGCTTATGGGATCCCGGGGAATGGTCGGTTTGCTTGGAGAGAAAGAGTTTAAGAGCCTGAGAGACCAAAACGGAGTTTCCACAATCGAAGCAATGAATGGAATTGGGCTGGACCCGTCGCTGCCGAAAAAAAGAGATCCGAAAACGATGAAAGCATTTCTTGAATTACATATTGAACAAGGTCCTATTTTAGAAGAAAAAGAGATTCCGATTGGTGTTGTAGAGGCGATTGTAGGTCTGACACAGCTGGAGGTGACAGTTAAAGGGCAGGCGGGGCACGCAGGTACCACACCGATGGACCGCCGGGCCGACGCTCTGGTGGCTGCCGCAAGTATCATCGCTCAATTGCCCTCGCTTGCTGAAGAAGAAGGGCATGGGACAGTCATTACCACCGGTCGCTTGAACGTCTATCCCAACGGCGCCAACGTGATCCCTGATCAGGTGGTTTTCTCGGTTGATATTCGTTCAGGAAAGGAAGAGCATGTCCTGAATGTGATCGAAAAAACAAAGAGTCTTGTTCAATCTTTAAGTGGAAGTGGTATTGAAACAACAATTGAGCAGCTACTATATATCCAGCCGAAAGAACTGAATCCAGGTATCCGCTCACTTTTAAAAGAAAAAAGTGAAGAGCTTGGAATTTCTTACTGTTCGATCCACAGCGGCGCAGGGCATGATGCAATGGTTTTATCTGATTTTACCGATGTTGGAATGCTCTTCATTCCGAGCAAGAATGGCCTGAGTCATTGCCCGGAAGAGTGGTCAGATTCAGAAGACATAGCCAGAGCGGCAGAAATCTTTTACGAAACAGCTAAGAGCTTAACGGAGGCGGAATAA